A segment of the Bacteriovorax sp. BAL6_X genome:
AACAAAAGGACGTCAAATGCTCATTCTTGGAGTTGATTTAGAAGGTATTAACGAAAATTTAACGCAAAAAGGTGTAAATCTTGAAGTTGACCGCGTTACAGAAATTGGAGCGGTTCTTTGGGACACACGTATCAACTCTCCAGTTAGAGTCTTCTCTGAACTTATCGATGAAAAAGATCGCTTAAAGCTTACAGAAGAAGTTATTGAGCTTACAGGCATTGACGAACAATTACTTGCTGAGTGGGGACGTCGCGGAGATGAAATCAAGATGGCCCTTGAAAGAGTTGCCCTACTTATGAAGAAGGCCGATTATATGATGGCCCACAATGGCGCAAAGTATGACAAACCAATGCTAACGGCCATGTTTAAAAGATATGGGATCGAGATGCCAAATAAAGTTTGGATCGATACTCAAGAAGATGTTGAGTACCCAAGAAGAATCACTCACAAATCGATGGCACTTTTAGAGCACTCACATGGCTTTATTAATCCATTTCCACATAGAGCTGTTACAGATGTCCTAGCAATGCTTAAGATAGCTTCTCATTATGATTATGTAAGAATGGCAAAATTAGCAAGTGCCCCTAAGGTACGTATTGTTGCAGAACTAAAAGCACCAAATTGGAAAAACCGTCAAGAAGTTGAAAAATTCAATGCAATTAAGCATAAAGTAGCACGTGCAAGATTTCAGTGGGACCCAAATGAAAAGGTATGGTCAAAGATTGTTTCTCAAGTTCATATTGATGAAGGAAAACTTCTCTTTGATTTCGATTGGAGACTTTCATAAGATATTCGACTCGAGCACTTCCGCCTTATCAGTTTCGTCCAGGAGTGAATCCTCACCCCTTAAAAGCTGGTGGTCATATGGAAAAAAGCGGCGAGCCAGAAACAGCTCGCCTAAGCTCTAGTGAAGCTTTTAAAACTAATGAAGATTATTTATTTGCCATAGACTTAGTAAATGAAGGCTATTTCTGGGAGGCCCATGCCTACCTAGAGTCTCTGTGGAATGAACATAACCGCACGGATGACTTTGCCATTTTATTTAAGGCCATAATCAAAATTGCAGCAGGGCTATTAAAACTTGAAATGAAGCAAGAAAGTGCATTTAGAACACATTTTCAACGCTGCCTCGAACTCTTAAATGAGTTACAATATGAAAATTTTTGTGGAATCGAAATCAAAGAGCTAAAAGTCTTGGTTTCTCATATGCTCAGCGAATCTTTCGAAAGCACCCCAGAGTTCTTTATCAAACTCAGGTTTTAACTTCTTCAAATCCATGGCCTTTCTCATACAATAGAGCCACTCATCTCGCTCAGCAAAACCAATTTTAAAAGGAAAATGACGCTTACGCATTCTCGGATGGCCATACTTTTCAATATATAGACTTGGCCCACCTAACCAGCCAGACAAGAACATAAAGAGCTTCTTATTAGCACTCTCTAGTGATCTTGCATGAGTAGCACGACACTTTGATGCCTTGGGGTCAGTATCCATGATCTCATAGAAATTATTAACAAGTTCCTGAACGCCCTCTGCGCCACCTAGTTTATGATAAGGAGTCATTTTAAATTTTCGAATAAGGAGTTCTGGTAGTTTAATTTTCATAAATAAAAAAGGGAGTCGCTCTTGTAGCAACTCCCCTCTTTATATATCACTAGTTTTGGATATTGTTAAGTAGGCGGTAAGCTTCAATACGCCCAGACTTGGCCTTTGTGATAAGTCCTGGATTAGGTACTGAAGTAGAATAGATTCTTTCTTTAATTTCAGAAAAAGAAAGTCCATCTTCTTTAGAAAGAAGAAGCCCAAGAACTCCTGAAACCATTGGCGTTGCCATTGAAGTCCCAGACATTTTCTTATAACGGTTATTTGGAACAGTTGAAAGAATATTTGATCCTGGAGCAAATACGTGAACTGTTTCTTGTCCATAGTTAGAAAATGATGAACGATTACCTTTACCATCCATTGCACCAACTGTGATCACGTTTTCAACTTCGTAATTTGCTGGGTACGTTGGCCTAGAGTCATTATTCATTCTTGAGTTACCTGCAGCAGCGACAAAAAGAACACCTTTATCACGTGCATTCTCAATCGACTCTTTTAGTGCTTCAGAGTATTCTCCTCCACCCCAAGAGTTTGAAAGGATTTTTGCACCATTAGCAACAGCATAGTCAATTGAAGAGATTGCATCAATTGTCTCACCTGAACCACTGTCACTTAGGAATTTGATTGACATAATT
Coding sequences within it:
- a CDS encoding DUF309 domain-containing protein; this translates as MEKSGEPETARLSSSEAFKTNEDYLFAIDLVNEGYFWEAHAYLESLWNEHNRTDDFAILFKAIIKIAAGLLKLEMKQESAFRTHFQRCLELLNELQYENFCGIEIKELKVLVSHMLSESFESTPEFFIKLRF
- a CDS encoding group II truncated hemoglobin; the protein is MKIKLPELLIRKFKMTPYHKLGGAEGVQELVNNFYEIMDTDPKASKCRATHARSLESANKKLFMFLSGWLGGPSLYIEKYGHPRMRKRHFPFKIGFAERDEWLYCMRKAMDLKKLKPEFDKELWGAFERFAEHMRNQDF
- a CDS encoding 3'-5' exonuclease, translated to MLILGVDLEGINENLTQKGVNLEVDRVTEIGAVLWDTRINSPVRVFSELIDEKDRLKLTEEVIELTGIDEQLLAEWGRRGDEIKMALERVALLMKKADYMMAHNGAKYDKPMLTAMFKRYGIEMPNKVWIDTQEDVEYPRRITHKSMALLEHSHGFINPFPHRAVTDVLAMLKIASHYDYVRMAKLASAPKVRIVAELKAPNWKNRQEVEKFNAIKHKVARARFQWDPNEKVWSKIVSQVHIDEGKLLFDFDWRLS